The following are encoded in a window of bacterium genomic DNA:
- a CDS encoding zinc ribbon domain-containing protein gives MPVYEYRCAKCGHVTSFVEKMYEPQPLFFGRRRCGQCRSRKLAKIVSRVASAVQRTETEMMNELKSMGNVNFIPEWMMRRPEPPGGVCPHHAAELAREKNEASAKAEHEKKVRAPIDVS, from the coding sequence ATGCCGGTTTACGAATACCGTTGCGCCAAATGCGGTCACGTTACGTCGTTTGTCGAAAAGATGTACGAGCCGCAGCCGCTTTTCTTCGGGCGGCGCCGTTGCGGCCAATGCCGTTCACGCAAGCTTGCGAAGATCGTCTCTCGCGTCGCCTCGGCCGTGCAACGCACGGAAACCGAGATGATGAACGAGTTGAAGTCGATGGGAAACGTCAATTTCATCCCCGAGTGGATGATGCGGCGCCCCGAGCCGCCGGGTGGTGTGTGCCCGCATCACGCCGCGGAACTGGCCCGCGAAAAGAACGAAGCGTCCGCCAAGGCCGAGCACGAAAAGAAAGTGCGCGCGCCGATCGACGTGAGCTGA